From a region of the bacterium genome:
- a CDS encoding tetratricopeptide repeat protein — TLRPALSPEFDAVVARCLDKDPRGRFPSAVELRDALDGLRRAGPSATAPGGASLAVLPFEDLSQARDQEYFCDGVAEEIITALGRVAGLRVAARRSSFRFRGAGIDSREIARRLRVGALLEGSVRKAEDRLRVTARLVDGATGFELWSGSYDRELHDVFAIQEEIARAIAAALAVTLSETEHAALGRPPTTDVRAYDLYLRARRFYYQYRRRGVEFARELFERALELDPSFARAWAGVADCHCFHFLYVARVAEHIERAEAASRRALALDPDLAEAQASWGVACSIAGRDEEAVAAFERAVRLDPSLFEARYFYARHSFARGEAEKALRLYEEAEARRPEDYQSPLLMAQIYVDMGRAEDAEATYRRGLRKATAALHLQPDDTRARYMAANALVALGDRERGLEWSRAALAQEPDEPMLLYNVGCIQSMAGEVEEALASLERAVDRGLTQRGWFEHDSNLDPLRAHPRFAALMKRLP; from the coding sequence ACGCTGCGCCCCGCGCTCTCGCCGGAGTTCGACGCCGTCGTCGCCCGCTGCCTCGACAAGGACCCGCGCGGCCGCTTTCCCTCGGCCGTGGAGCTGCGCGACGCGCTCGACGGGCTGCGCCGCGCCGGGCCGTCCGCGACCGCGCCGGGGGGCGCCTCGCTCGCCGTGCTGCCGTTCGAGGACCTCAGCCAGGCGCGCGACCAGGAGTACTTCTGCGACGGCGTGGCCGAGGAGATCATCACCGCGCTCGGGCGGGTCGCCGGGCTGCGCGTCGCCGCGCGCCGCTCGTCGTTCCGCTTCCGCGGCGCGGGGATCGACAGCCGCGAGATCGCGCGGCGGCTGCGGGTCGGCGCGCTGCTCGAGGGAAGCGTGCGCAAGGCCGAGGACCGGCTGCGCGTCACGGCGCGGCTCGTGGACGGCGCGACCGGCTTCGAGCTCTGGTCCGGCTCGTACGACCGCGAGCTGCACGACGTCTTCGCCATCCAGGAGGAGATCGCGCGGGCGATCGCCGCGGCGCTCGCGGTGACGCTGAGCGAGACGGAGCACGCCGCGCTCGGCCGCCCGCCGACGACCGACGTCCGCGCCTACGACCTCTACCTCCGCGCGCGGCGCTTCTACTACCAGTACCGCCGGCGCGGCGTGGAGTTCGCGCGGGAGCTGTTCGAGCGGGCGCTGGAGCTCGACCCATCGTTCGCGCGGGCGTGGGCCGGCGTGGCCGACTGCCACTGCTTCCACTTCCTCTACGTCGCGCGCGTCGCCGAGCACATCGAGCGGGCCGAGGCGGCGAGCCGCCGCGCGCTGGCGCTCGATCCGGACCTCGCCGAGGCGCAGGCCTCGTGGGGCGTCGCCTGCTCGATCGCGGGGCGCGACGAGGAGGCCGTCGCCGCGTTCGAGCGCGCGGTTCGGCTCGACCCCTCGCTGTTCGAGGCGCGCTACTTCTACGCCCGCCACAGCTTCGCCCGCGGCGAGGCGGAGAAGGCGCTGCGGCTCTACGAGGAGGCCGAGGCGCGGCGTCCCGAGGACTACCAGTCCCCGCTGCTGATGGCCCAGATCTACGTGGACATGGGGCGCGCCGAGGACGCCGAGGCGACCTACCGCCGCGGCCTGCGCAAGGCGACCGCGGCGCTGCACCTGCAGCCGGACGACACGCGCGCCCGCTACATGGCGGCCAACGCCCTCGTCGCGCTCGGCGACCGCGAGCGCGGCCTGGAGTGGTCGCGGGCGGCGCTGGCGCAGGAGCCGGACGAGCCGATGCTCCTCTACAACGTCGGCTGCATCCAGTCCATGGCCGGCGAAGTCGAGGAGGCGCTCGCCTCCCTCGAGCGCGCGGTGGACCGCGGCCTCACCCAGCGCGGCTGGTTCGAGCACGACAGCAACCTCGATCCGCTGCGCGCCCATCCCCGCTTCGCGGCGCTGATGAAGCGCCTTCCCTGA